The following proteins come from a genomic window of Falco cherrug isolate bFalChe1 chromosome Z, bFalChe1.pri, whole genome shotgun sequence:
- the LOC102053870 gene encoding granzyme A-like, with translation MTSHLSVLLFSLIAVILPLRYGCMDIIGGHVVRPHSWPYMAAIQRKDLTVCGGALVEKQWVLTAAHCELSKSEARVVLGAHRPSIAEKDQQIFEVMDYFPNPQYDGSSKENDIMLLKLNDTAQLNKYVQLLPLPDSCEDIKPGTRCKVAGWGRTSSGKPSKYLQETSIAIVDRKSCKHSYRNNVKITSNMLCAAGKNKIFKRDACQGDSGGPLICAGQYSGIVSFGGRCGRRNMPGVYTRLTEKYVDWITKIVSLHRDP, from the exons ATGACAAGCCACCTGTCAGTTCTCCTGTTCTCTCTAATTGCTGTTATCCTACCCTTGAGAT ATGGCTGCATGGACATTATCGGAGGACATGTTGTGCGTCCTCATTCGTGGCCTTACATGGCTGCTATCCAGAGAAAGGATTTAACTGTGTGTGGAGGAGCTCTTGTGGAAAAGCAATGGGTTTTGACAGCTGCGCACTGTGA ATTAAGCAAATCAGAAGCTAGAGTTGTTCTTGGAGCCCATCGGCCATCCATTGCTGAAAAAGATCAGCAGATATTTGAGGTTATGGACTACTTTCCTAATCCTCAGTATGATGGGTCTTCCAAGGAAAATGATATAATGCTTCTCAAG ctgaatGATACTGCACAGCTGAATAAATATGTGCAACTTTTGCCTCTGCCTGACTCTTGTGAAGACATCAAACCTGGCACAAGGTGCAAGGTGGCCGGCTGGGGACGCACATCTTCAGGAAAGCCATCAAAATATCTTCAGGAAACAAGTATTGCAATTGTCGATAGAAAAAGCTGTAAGCACAGCTAtagaaataatgtaaaaataaccaGCAACATGTtgtgtgctgcagggaaaaacaaaattttcaagaGAGATGCTTGCCAG GGAGATTCAGGTGGGCCGTTAATCTGTGCCGGTCAATACAGTGGGATTGTTTCTTTTGGAGGACGATGTGGAAGAAGAAACATGCCTGGAGTTTATACACGACTGACTGAAAAATATGTTGACTGGATAACAAAAATAGTTTCCCTTCACAGAGATCCATGA
- the LOC102052542 gene encoding granzyme A isoform X2 has translation MALIVGKYGKPICGGALIKENWVLTAAHCDVKGGKVILGAHSLKAKEKERQIFQIAKQIPYPCYSSSHKENDLMLLQLQKRARLNKAVKVIPLPTSGDDPKPGTTCTVAGWGQTHNHQKKFSNTLREVNITVINRQICNDNNHYKNNPVITDNMICAGSKNGGKDSCFGDSGGPLRCDNVMRGITSFGKKGKCGSVDGPGVYTRLTNQYLHWIRKTIRGA, from the exons ATGGCCTTAATCGTTGGAAAATATGGAAAACCTATTTGTGGAGGAGCTTTGATCAAGGAAAACTGGGTGTTAACAGCTGCCCACTGTGATGT GAAAGGAGGCAAAGTTATTCTTGGAGCTCAttcactgaaagcaaaggaaaaagaaagacagatttttcagaTTGCAAAACAAATTCCCTACCCATGCTACAGTTCCAGTCATAAGGAAAATGACCTTATGCTGCTGCAG CTTCAGAAAAGAGCAAGACTTAATAAAGCGGTGAAAGTCATTCCCCTGCCTACCTCAGGTGATGATCCCAAACCAGGAACAACTTGCACAGTTGCAGGATGGGGACAAACTCACAATCATCAGAAAAAGTTTTCTAATACCCTGAGGGAAGTCAACATCACTGTCATCAACAGGCAAATCTGCAACGACAACAATCATTATAAAAACAACCCTGTTATAACAGACAACATGATATGTGCAGGATCTAAGAATGGAGGAAAGGACTCATGTTTT GGGGATTCTGGCGGACCTTTAAGATGCGACAATGTGATGAGAGGCATCACTTCTTTTGGGAAGAAAGGCAAGTGTGGTAGTGTTGATGGCCCTGGTGTCTACACTCGGCTCACAAACCAGTACCTTCACTGGATAAGGAAAACCATACGCGGAGCCTAA
- the ESM1 gene encoding endothelial cell-specific molecule 1 has protein sequence MKGFLFLTLLLMPVHAGTAWSAKYAVDCPEPCDSNACKSTLRCKRTVLDDCGCCRVCAAALGETCYRTVSGMDGVKCGPGLKCQFYTEEDDFGDEFGICKECPYGTYGMECRKTCNCPSGICDRVTGKCLKFPFFQLSASKPPNRRKIVSHTENDMASGDGNSVKEELVKEKAIRSPVMKWLNPR, from the exons ATGAAGGGCTTCCTGTTTCTCACACTCCTCCTGATGCCCGTGCACGCTGGAACTGCTTGGAGTGCGAAATACGCAGTAGATTGTCCCGAGCCCTGTGACAGTAACGCATGCAAAAGTACCTTGCGCTGTAAGCGAACAGTGCTGGATGACTGTGGCTGTTGCAGAGTGtgtgcagctgctctgggggaGACTTGCTATCGTACGGTCTCGGGTATGGATGGTGTCAAGTGTGGTCCTGGGCTGAAGTGCCAGTTTTACACTGAGGAGGATGACTTTGGTGATGAATTTGGTATCTGCAAAG aatgtccCTATGGTACCTATGGAATGGAATGCAGGAAAACCTGCAACTGTCCCTCTGGCATCTGTGACAGAGTAACTGGCAAGTGTTTGAAGTTCCCATTTTTTCAACTGTCTGCTTCAAAGCCTCCAAATCGACGAAAAATAGTTTCACACACAG AGAATGACATGGCATCAGGGGATGGCAATTCTGTAAAAGAGGAACTTGTTAAGGAAAAAGCTATTCGCTCTCCGGTAATGAAATGGCTAAATCCTCGCTGA
- the LOC102052542 gene encoding granzyme A isoform X1 codes for MAAFLTLTASAAVILLVIRGGFCVDIIGGYEIAPHSRPFMALIVGKYGKPICGGALIKENWVLTAAHCDVKGGKVILGAHSLKAKEKERQIFQIAKQIPYPCYSSSHKENDLMLLQLQKRARLNKAVKVIPLPTSGDDPKPGTTCTVAGWGQTHNHQKKFSNTLREVNITVINRQICNDNNHYKNNPVITDNMICAGSKNGGKDSCFGDSGGPLRCDNVMRGITSFGKKGKCGSVDGPGVYTRLTNQYLHWIRKTIRGA; via the exons ATGGCAGCTTTCCTCACTTTgactgcctctgctgctgtaaTTCTCCTGGTAATTCGTGGAG gtttctGTGTGGATATCATTGGAGGATATGAAATAGCACCACACTCGAGACCATTTATGGCCTTAATCGTTGGAAAATATGGAAAACCTATTTGTGGAGGAGCTTTGATCAAGGAAAACTGGGTGTTAACAGCTGCCCACTGTGATGT GAAAGGAGGCAAAGTTATTCTTGGAGCTCAttcactgaaagcaaaggaaaaagaaagacagatttttcagaTTGCAAAACAAATTCCCTACCCATGCTACAGTTCCAGTCATAAGGAAAATGACCTTATGCTGCTGCAG CTTCAGAAAAGAGCAAGACTTAATAAAGCGGTGAAAGTCATTCCCCTGCCTACCTCAGGTGATGATCCCAAACCAGGAACAACTTGCACAGTTGCAGGATGGGGACAAACTCACAATCATCAGAAAAAGTTTTCTAATACCCTGAGGGAAGTCAACATCACTGTCATCAACAGGCAAATCTGCAACGACAACAATCATTATAAAAACAACCCTGTTATAACAGACAACATGATATGTGCAGGATCTAAGAATGGAGGAAAGGACTCATGTTTT GGGGATTCTGGCGGACCTTTAAGATGCGACAATGTGATGAGAGGCATCACTTCTTTTGGGAAGAAAGGCAAGTGTGGTAGTGTTGATGGCCCTGGTGTCTACACTCGGCTCACAAACCAGTACCTTCACTGGATAAGGAAAACCATACGCGGAGCCTAA